Proteins found in one Amphiura filiformis chromosome 14, Afil_fr2py, whole genome shotgun sequence genomic segment:
- the LOC140169418 gene encoding GTPase IMAP family member 8-like, whose protein sequence is MALVFNSDPAEIHILLVGNAGAGKSATGNSIFLQNRFHESSFALSSTTYPVTYSGQPLETRQQITITDTPDISESWLVTTKEDGIHFLAQLSPGPHIILLVITARSRLSEEVESKIKLFRKMFGESCTNHMIIVFTSPDALKVSSQSEELIPLSEHVSEIRSKSLFMNQLFKVCSRYIGFNNSIDFNISTQKKKEAVDQLNTLLTMIDDLMIETGRERYTLPFRDQIESAMVTLDRKTGSRETSRIRLPQILGLESNTRKASRIISMSCLYLGALLTAFGICRCIIDRWNVIRSVPPVLGIIALAGARKIYQDKGRMAFNFKDAFVATICGGSYGLLSAFTFGVRPELKMFGGKIRIVLLGVTGVGKSATGNGILSKDIFEEKVDPQAGTHFCQTERIDLDDNPDVCLSVTDTPGLHSASQNQKLVLTHITDFIGQLCPGPHVIVIVLSAGARVTKEVKDTVETFRKIFGENSTKHMMFVFTHIDQLHNSRSDTTTSIHTYVEKLLENDKEIRDIFKKCGNRYFGINNRLKYTSQEHRQQVSELIKMFMSIILSNSYYTNADFKKVEEKIMKPLDQKTGDRDQSRKSLASTLLTLSAGGIAAPAAIGALGAVVEAEAVAAGVLAGAACGSLVVGGAIGVSGVTYVAYKAILGLKHTFWDDAEETINKKK, encoded by the exons ATGGCACTCGTTTTCAATTCTGATCCTGCAGAAATTCACATCCTCCTTGTTGGAAATGCTGGTGCAGGGAAGAGTGCAACTGGCAATAGCATCTTTCTTCAAAATCGATTTCATGAATCGAGTTTTGCTCTTAGTTCGACGACCTATCCAGTGACGTATTCTGGACAACCACTGGAAACAAGGCAACAAATTACGATCACTGATACGCCTGACATTTCCGAATCATGGCTAGTCACAACGAAAGAAGATGGTATCCATTTCCTAGCTCAACTTAGTCCAGGTCCTCATATTATTCTTCTGGTTATTACAGCAAGAAGTCGTCTCTCTGAGGAAGttgaaagtaaaatcaaattgttTCGGAAGATGTTTGGTGAATCATGCACCAATCACATGATCATCGTCTTTACCTCGCCTGACGCATTGAAAGTATCCTCGCAAAGTGAAGAGCTCATTCCTCTTAGTGAGCATGTCAGTGAGATCAGAAGCAAAAGCCTTTTCATGAATCAGCTGTTCAAAGTTTGCAGTCGCTATATTGGTTTCAATAATTCTATTGATTTCAACATATCAacacagaaaaagaaagaagCTGTAGATCAACTGAACACTCTGTTAACCATGATTGACGACTTGATGATAGAAACAGGTCGGGAGAGATACACACTACCTTTCCGTGATCAGATCGAGTCTGCAATGGTCACATTAGACAGAAAAACTGGATCACGCGAAACCTCTCGCATTAGGCTGCCTCAGATACTGGGATTGGAATCAAATACACGCAAGGCGAGCCGCATCATATCAATGAGTTGCCTGTATCTTGGGGCACTTTTAACGGCCTTTGGGATCTGTCGTTGTATCATCGATCGTTGGAATGTTATCAGATCGGTCCCACCAGTCCTAGGAATCATAGCTCTGGCAGGAGCGAGGAAGATATATCAAGATAAAGGACGTATGGCATTTAATTTCAAGGATGCATTTGTGGCAACAATTTGTGGCGGATCATACGGTCTACTTTCAGCGTTTACATTTGGCGTCAGACCAGAACTTAAGATGTTTGGAGGCA AAATTCGCATTGTACTTCTAGGGGTGACAGGCGTTGGAAAAAGTGCTACTGGCAATGGAATTCTGAGTAAAGACATTTTCGAGGAAAAAGTGGATCCTCAGGCAGGTACACATTTTTGCCAAACAGAACGAATCGATCTCGACGACAATCCCGATGTTTGTTTGAGCGTAACAGACACCCCGGGTCTTCACAGCGCCAGTCAAAACCAAAAGCTGGTTTTAACACACATCACGGACTTTATTGGACAGCTGTGCCCAGGACCTCATGTAATTGTTATAGTCCTCTCTGCGGGTGCAAGGGTTACCAAAGAGGTCAAGGATACAGTTGAAACGTTCCGCAAAATCTTTGGAGAAAACAGCACCAAGCACATGATGTTTGTCTTTACCCATATTGACCAATTACACAATAGTCGCTCTGATACAACAACTTCAATTCATACATATGTCGAAAAACTTCTCGAGAATGACAAGGAGATAAGAGATATTTTCAAGAAGTGTGGAAATAGATACTTTGGCATCAACAACAGATTAAAATATACAAGTCAGGAGCATAGGCAACAGGTCTCTGAACTTATCAAGATGTTCATGAGTATCATCTTAAGCAATTCCTACTACACCAATGCAGACTTCAAAAAAgttgaagaaaaaatcatgaagcCTTTGGAtcaaaagacgggtgaccgcgACCAGTCCAGAAAGAGTCTCGCAAGCACATTACTTACTTTGTCAGCCGGGGGAATAGCTGCACCCGCCGCGATAGGAGCCTTAGGAGCAGTTGTAGAAGCAGAAGCTGTGGCAGCAGGAGTCCTAGCAGGTGCTGCTTGCGGATCACTGGTAGTGGGTGGTGCGATTGGTGTTTCTGGTGTTACCTATGTTGCATATAAAGCAATTTTAGGACTAAAGCATACATTTTGGGACGACGCAGAGGagacaataaataaaaaaaagtag